A window of Haliscomenobacter hydrossis DSM 1100 contains these coding sequences:
- a CDS encoding B12-binding domain-containing radical SAM protein: MSTTAFLITPPFTQLNTPYPATAYLKGFLNTKNIPAYQADLGIEVILALYSKKGLADLFTQVKLKQPELSENARRMLALQTHYIHTIDGVVSFLQGKNPTLAHLICQDGYLPRADRFKQLADLSWAFGSMGTQDKAKHLATLYLEDLADLITECVDEHFGLSRYAERLGRSAYSFDELYTHLQQGYTYIDALLIELLSAKMEDLQPKMVAISVPFPGNLYTAFRCGQWIKQHHPTCKVVMGGGFANTELRSLSDERVFEFFDFITLDDGETPIENLLEHIEGKRPVELLKRCFTLIDGKVEYLNGSLNRDYKQSEVGTPDYSDLLLDQYISAIEVVNPMHRMWSDGRWNKLTMAHGCYWGKCTFCDISLDYIKLYEPVAAQLLCDRMEEMIQQTGQHGFHFVDEAAPPALMRALALEIIRRKLTVTWWTNIRFEKNFTRDLCQLLKASGCIAVSGGLEVASDRLLELIQKGVTVAQVAKVTRNFTEAGIMVHAYLMYGFPTQTAQETIDSLEMVRQMFEAGILQSGFWHQFALTAHSPVGMNPTHFKINIEPGCSGTFANNDILFTDPVGVDHDAFSFGLKKSLLNYMHGIGFDFPLQDWFEVKVPRTKIAKEYIVNALNEDEIHSVKPSAKVVWLGNKPNLEISTKTKRGETWETAMLTFYAIKDTLSIKVEVPQGKWVMEILDKIRVDASETLTFQQVKDDYEAAGLDDFELFWYNKPFNKLANFGLLTL; this comes from the coding sequence TTGAGTACCACCGCCTTTCTGATCACGCCGCCATTCACGCAACTGAATACCCCGTATCCAGCCACGGCCTATTTGAAGGGATTTTTAAACACCAAAAACATCCCAGCTTATCAGGCCGATCTGGGCATTGAAGTGATTCTGGCCCTGTACTCCAAAAAGGGTCTTGCGGATCTATTTACTCAGGTAAAACTCAAACAACCCGAGCTTTCGGAGAATGCCCGCCGCATGTTGGCGTTACAAACCCATTACATCCATACCATCGACGGGGTGGTTTCTTTTTTACAAGGAAAAAACCCTACCCTGGCCCACCTGATTTGTCAGGATGGATACCTGCCCCGCGCCGACCGTTTCAAACAACTGGCCGACCTCAGCTGGGCTTTTGGAAGCATGGGCACTCAAGACAAAGCCAAACACCTGGCCACCTTGTACCTCGAAGATCTAGCCGATTTGATCACCGAATGTGTGGATGAACACTTTGGACTCAGTCGCTACGCCGAACGTTTGGGGCGTTCTGCCTACAGTTTTGATGAATTGTATACCCATCTTCAGCAGGGCTATACCTATATTGATGCATTGCTGATTGAGCTGCTTAGTGCCAAAATGGAGGACTTGCAGCCCAAAATGGTGGCCATTTCGGTACCATTCCCCGGCAATTTGTACACCGCTTTCCGTTGTGGGCAATGGATCAAACAGCACCATCCAACTTGCAAAGTAGTAATGGGTGGCGGCTTTGCCAATACCGAGTTGCGTTCCCTGAGCGACGAACGGGTTTTTGAGTTTTTTGATTTCATTACCCTCGATGATGGGGAAACGCCCATTGAAAATTTGCTGGAGCACATCGAGGGCAAGCGCCCGGTAGAGTTGCTAAAGCGCTGTTTTACGCTGATTGACGGGAAAGTAGAATACCTCAACGGTAGTTTGAATCGGGACTACAAACAAAGTGAAGTCGGCACTCCAGATTACAGCGATCTGTTGCTCGACCAGTACATCTCCGCCATTGAGGTGGTCAATCCCATGCATCGGATGTGGAGCGACGGACGTTGGAACAAACTCACCATGGCCCACGGCTGCTATTGGGGCAAATGTACCTTTTGTGATATTTCCCTGGATTACATCAAATTGTACGAGCCTGTTGCCGCACAATTGCTTTGTGACCGCATGGAGGAAATGATCCAACAAACGGGTCAGCATGGTTTTCACTTCGTAGATGAAGCCGCTCCGCCTGCCCTGATGCGCGCCCTGGCCCTGGAAATCATCCGCCGCAAACTCACGGTTACCTGGTGGACCAATATTCGTTTTGAAAAAAACTTTACCCGCGATTTGTGCCAACTGCTCAAAGCTTCGGGTTGTATTGCCGTTTCGGGCGGTTTGGAAGTGGCTTCCGACCGCTTGCTGGAGTTGATTCAAAAAGGCGTAACGGTTGCACAGGTTGCTAAAGTGACGCGCAATTTTACGGAAGCGGGCATCATGGTACACGCCTATCTGATGTACGGTTTTCCAACCCAGACTGCACAAGAAACCATCGACTCTTTGGAAATGGTGCGCCAAATGTTTGAAGCAGGAATTTTACAATCGGGATTTTGGCACCAGTTCGCCCTCACTGCGCACAGTCCGGTAGGCATGAACCCTACCCACTTTAAGATCAACATCGAGCCGGGTTGCTCCGGTACTTTTGCCAACAACGACATCTTGTTTACCGACCCCGTAGGTGTCGACCATGATGCGTTTAGTTTTGGTTTAAAAAAGTCCCTGCTCAATTACATGCACGGCATTGGTTTTGATTTCCCTTTGCAGGATTGGTTTGAGGTAAAAGTCCCTCGTACCAAAATCGCCAAAGAATACATTGTCAATGCCTTGAATGAGGATGAAATTCACTCGGTCAAACCCAGTGCAAAAGTAGTGTGGTTAGGCAACAAACCCAACCTGGAAATCAGCACCAAAACCAAAAGAGGAGAAACCTGGGAAACTGCAATGTTAACTTTTTACGCAATAAAAGATACCCTGAGCATCAAAGTGGAGGTTCCACAAGGGAAATGGGTGATGGAAATTTTGGATAAAATCCGTGTAGATGCTAGCGAAACGCTAACTTTCCAGCAAGTCAAGGATGACTATGAAGCAGCTGGTTTGGATGATTTTGAATTGTTCTGGTACAATAAGCCGTTTAACAAGTTGGCAAACTTCGGGTTGTTGACTTTATAA
- a CDS encoding YggS family pyridoxal phosphate-dependent enzyme, with product MFFTNVLESLELQQHLQPAFVFLPLENIQLNIMYKELIQQLGTARLVAVSKTQPHEAIMQLYEQGQRIFGENKVQELVPKYEALPKDIEWHLIGHLQSNKVKFIAPFVAMIHSVDSLKLLAEIDKQAAQHQRTIDCLLQFKINDEETKFGLDINEAYALLESATYPNLQHIRICGVMGMASFVEDKAQIQREFKALKQIFDTLKARYFPNEASFKEISMGMSDDYSIAVAEGSTLVRIGTLLFGARNYGNLQ from the coding sequence ATGTTTTTTACAAATGTGCTGGAATCCCTCGAATTGCAGCAACATTTGCAACCCGCATTTGTTTTCCTACCTTTGGAAAATATTCAGTTAAACATCATGTACAAAGAATTGATCCAACAATTGGGAACAGCTCGGCTGGTTGCGGTATCTAAAACCCAGCCCCATGAGGCCATCATGCAGCTTTACGAGCAAGGTCAGCGCATTTTTGGTGAAAACAAGGTACAAGAACTGGTGCCCAAGTACGAGGCTTTGCCCAAAGACATCGAATGGCACCTGATTGGGCATCTGCAAAGCAACAAGGTCAAATTCATTGCGCCATTTGTCGCGATGATCCATTCGGTAGACAGTTTAAAACTCCTCGCCGAAATCGACAAACAAGCAGCGCAACACCAACGGACGATCGATTGTTTGTTGCAGTTCAAGATCAATGACGAGGAAACCAAATTTGGCTTGGATATCAATGAGGCTTATGCGCTGCTAGAGTCGGCCACCTACCCCAATTTGCAGCATATTCGGATTTGTGGGGTGATGGGCATGGCTTCGTTTGTGGAGGATAAAGCCCAAATTCAGCGGGAATTTAAAGCACTCAAGCAAATTTTCGATACGCTCAAAGCCCGGTATTTTCCCAATGAGGCCAGCTTTAAGGAAATTTCCATGGGCATGTCGGATGATTACTCGATTGCTGTGGCAGAAGGTAGCACACTGGTGCGCATTGGGACGCTGCTGTTTGGAGCGCGGAATTACGGGAATCTCCAGTAA
- the pgi gene encoding glucose-6-phosphate isomerase, protein MLKQNPTQTPAWQQLTQHFSAMRQMQMKDLFAADPQRFAQFSQRFEDVLVDYSKNIVTADTLKALLQLAEECGLKAAIQAMYSGEKINATEGRSVLHVALRNRSNRPILVDGVDVMPEVNAVLAKMEAFSKRILSGEWKGYTGKSITDIVNIGIGGSDLGPVMVTEALKPYWQPGMAVHFVSNVDGTHIAETLKPLNPETTLFCIASKTFTTQETMTNAETARDWFLKTAKDQSQVAKHFVALSTNEKAVAAFGIDTANMFEFWDWVGGRYSLSSAIGLPIACVIGFENFKAMLEGLHAMDEHFYNTPFEQNIPVLLALIGIWYNNFFDAATEAILPYDQYLHRFAAYFQQGNMESNGKYVDRNGQPVEYQTGPIIWGEPGTNGQHAFYQLIHQGTKMIPCDFIAPAQSHNPLGDHHVKLMSNFFAQTEALLMGKTEAEVEAELQKQGKSAAEIAELTPFKVFQGNRPTNSILVKKIDPRTLGILIAMYEHKIFTQGVIWNIYSFDQWGVELGKQLANKILPELENTSTVNSHDASTNGLINAFKAMR, encoded by the coding sequence ATGCTCAAACAAAATCCAACCCAAACACCAGCCTGGCAACAACTGACGCAGCATTTTTCAGCAATGCGTCAAATGCAAATGAAAGACTTATTTGCTGCTGACCCACAACGATTTGCCCAATTCTCCCAACGATTTGAAGACGTTTTGGTCGATTATTCGAAAAACATTGTCACCGCAGATACCCTGAAGGCTCTGCTGCAATTGGCGGAAGAATGTGGCCTCAAAGCCGCCATTCAAGCCATGTACAGCGGTGAAAAAATCAATGCCACCGAAGGCCGATCGGTATTGCACGTGGCCTTGCGCAATCGCTCCAATCGCCCAATCCTGGTGGATGGAGTCGATGTAATGCCAGAAGTCAATGCCGTTTTGGCAAAAATGGAGGCCTTTAGCAAACGGATTTTGTCGGGGGAATGGAAAGGATATACCGGGAAATCCATCACCGATATTGTCAACATCGGCATTGGTGGATCGGACTTGGGACCGGTGATGGTCACTGAAGCCCTAAAACCCTACTGGCAACCGGGTATGGCGGTGCATTTTGTATCCAACGTAGATGGCACCCATATCGCCGAAACCTTGAAGCCACTTAATCCGGAAACCACCCTTTTTTGTATTGCTTCCAAAACCTTCACCACCCAGGAAACCATGACCAATGCCGAAACGGCCAGGGACTGGTTTTTAAAAACGGCAAAAGACCAAAGCCAGGTGGCCAAACACTTTGTAGCACTGTCTACCAACGAAAAAGCAGTTGCCGCCTTTGGCATCGATACCGCCAATATGTTTGAGTTCTGGGACTGGGTTGGTGGTCGTTACTCCTTGAGTTCAGCCATTGGACTGCCGATCGCCTGCGTCATCGGTTTTGAAAACTTCAAGGCCATGCTCGAAGGTTTACACGCCATGGACGAGCATTTTTACAATACGCCGTTTGAACAAAATATTCCCGTACTGCTGGCGCTGATCGGGATTTGGTACAACAATTTCTTTGATGCGGCCACCGAGGCAATTTTGCCTTATGACCAATATTTGCACCGCTTTGCGGCTTATTTCCAACAAGGAAATATGGAAAGCAATGGCAAATACGTAGACCGTAATGGCCAGCCCGTGGAATACCAAACTGGTCCGATCATTTGGGGCGAACCCGGCACCAATGGGCAACACGCGTTCTACCAGTTGATCCACCAGGGCACCAAAATGATTCCTTGTGACTTCATCGCTCCAGCTCAAAGCCACAACCCACTCGGCGATCACCACGTGAAACTGATGTCCAACTTTTTTGCTCAAACGGAAGCTTTGTTGATGGGCAAAACGGAAGCGGAAGTAGAGGCTGAATTGCAAAAGCAAGGCAAATCAGCAGCAGAGATTGCAGAATTAACCCCGTTCAAAGTTTTCCAGGGCAACAGACCCACCAATTCTATTTTGGTGAAAAAAATTGATCCACGTACCCTGGGTATTTTGATTGCCATGTACGAGCACAAAATTTTTACCCAAGGTGTCATCTGGAACATCTATAGTTTTGATCAATGGGGCGTTGAATTGGGCAAACAACTGGCCAATAAAATTTTACCAGAATTGGAAAATACCAGCACCGTTAACTCGCACGACGCTTCTACCAATGGATTGATCAATGCGTTTAAGGCAATGAGGTAA
- a CDS encoding metallophosphoesterase family protein, protein MISSEGMRKIAISDIHGCSATLNALLHRLKLTATDQLFLLGDYIDRGPDSKQVLDTIFDLQESGLQVQCLKGNHEELLLWAMDGHHHGLENFLRNGGEETLASFGVNHPGDIPSRYLDFIKNLPSWIESDEYIFVHAGLHFVPGLDPFSEPEKMLWIRNWYKSIDYTWLGDRYIIHGHTPMPKTNIRQMFGQFAAIRVLDIDAGCVFDLPGYSHLCACDLSNRLLYFEPRSDQP, encoded by the coding sequence ATGATTAGTTCCGAAGGAATGAGAAAAATTGCCATTTCAGACATACACGGATGCAGCGCAACCCTAAATGCGTTACTCCACAGGTTAAAGCTTACCGCCACAGATCAGTTGTTTTTACTGGGTGATTACATCGATCGCGGGCCTGATTCTAAACAGGTACTCGACACGATTTTTGATTTGCAGGAAAGTGGCCTCCAAGTGCAGTGCCTGAAAGGCAATCACGAAGAATTGTTGTTGTGGGCAATGGATGGTCACCATCATGGCCTGGAAAACTTTCTGCGCAATGGAGGCGAGGAAACCCTGGCAAGTTTTGGCGTCAATCATCCCGGAGACATCCCTTCTCGATACCTCGATTTTATCAAAAACCTACCCTCCTGGATCGAGTCAGACGAATACATTTTTGTACACGCGGGACTTCATTTTGTGCCAGGATTGGATCCTTTTTCCGAACCAGAAAAAATGCTTTGGATCCGAAATTGGTACAAAAGCATTGACTATACCTGGCTGGGTGATCGCTATATCATTCACGGCCATACCCCCATGCCCAAAACCAACATTCGACAAATGTTTGGTCAATTTGCGGCAATCAGGGTGCTGGACATTGATGCCGGATGTGTCTTTGATTTACCTGGCTACAGCCATTTATGTGCCTGTGACCTGAGCAACCGCTTGTTGTATTTTGAACCACGCAGCGATCAGCCATGA
- a CDS encoding Uma2 family endonuclease: MTTAILQAEEKKYPITLDERLALGEGDLRYPGTMDDYVQLLEFAEYPVEYNDGEIIVMSIASDKHEQIVANILGALVNIFKGDPLYKKYGSNRHVFDSIDAKAWSPDASIVKGEPEIYTYKPGKTANLNPWLVVEILSKSTRSKDFGEKLPSYRNFSSMRYILFIDQYQPLVTLHYRSEEDMRWKSEDFNDLVQFFQIDDKDISLADIYENISF; the protein is encoded by the coding sequence ATGACTACGGCAATATTGCAAGCTGAAGAAAAAAAATATCCCATCACCTTGGACGAAAGATTGGCCCTCGGTGAAGGCGACTTGCGTTACCCAGGCACGATGGATGATTACGTCCAATTGCTTGAATTTGCAGAATATCCAGTTGAATACAATGATGGAGAAATAATCGTGATGAGTATAGCATCGGATAAACATGAGCAAATTGTTGCCAACATTTTGGGTGCCTTGGTAAATATTTTCAAAGGCGATCCACTATACAAAAAATATGGCAGCAATCGCCATGTTTTTGACTCGATTGATGCTAAGGCTTGGTCTCCTGATGCCTCGATTGTAAAAGGGGAGCCAGAAATTTATACGTATAAGCCTGGAAAAACAGCTAATTTGAATCCCTGGTTGGTCGTAGAAATACTTTCCAAATCAACCCGATCCAAGGATTTTGGCGAAAAATTGCCTTCTTATCGCAATTTTTCTTCTATGCGTTACATCCTTTTTATCGATCAATACCAGCCTTTGGTTACACTGCATTATCGTTCAGAAGAAGACATGCGCTGGAAAAGTGAAGATTTTAATGACTTAGTTCAATTTTTTCAAATTGATGACAAAGACATCAGTTTAGCAGATATTTACGAAAACATCAGCTTCTAA
- a CDS encoding PVC-type heme-binding CxxCH protein — MRPFLLLVLLGLCFSCQNKTPSTPPRISADLQAALAAFEIADGFNIELVAAEPLLADPVAMEIDEDGRMYVAEMSGYPLDLHKKGRIKLLKDTNGDGYPDKAIVFADSLLLPTGLMRWRDGLLVTDPPNVYYLADTDGDDRADVRKIMLTGFALSNPQHNLNNPMFGLDNWIYLAHQWAFTPTVCKEFSDEGSEIRFPDRPKAARLGKNADDRNVRFKPDTYEMEALAAETQFGQTFDAWGRHFLTENADHIYQEVLGARYLKNNPQLLVPAADESIADHGTNCEVFPITEKPDHQLLTDVGVITSACGITYYLGGAFPAAFNQNTTFVAEPSHNLVHVDRISTKGAAFTASRIFEKKEFLASKDAWFRPVNFYIGPEGALYVVDYYRQIIEHPEWMSDEVNKSGMLYNGSDKGRIYRITPKGGLPMQWMKQLQLSKKSDLELVELLANENIWYRRTAQRLLFQRKTKATAALHKLAFRSHSAEARVHALWLLEGLGQSRVEDLVANLQHPEAGLRENALKISENHPEWSTELTEGILARQKDPSPRVRFQMLNTLGVLKGIPGSNAAKINVLERDVEDHWVQLALIAASAGEEPQLLQLADRKFGKDLSEKQARFFSYLAATIANGQDEQAIASLLVGHSAQVQTAIFQGLSQLWAYQGVPPAIGIPQQRRLLQYIDAKTPAALRSAALSMLQVCGIPAQERAAVATLAKATLNNPSADVAFRADAIALQALINPDAQRAALMGLLIDKGPMPLREAALNGLDQCSGLEASQFITQNWSKLDSSLQDQSIDVLMANAERCHQLITAVDNKTIQRDAIGWRRMVGLMNNDDVGVRVHARKVLAANGLAREAVYSSYLAALNQRGNYGKGKAVYERACQICHVMNGQGVAFGPDLGSVRNRQSAAILKEIIIPNHSIADKYEMWQLDMKGGKIAQGIISAKTSTTLSLKMLNGQNVTYARNEILKMTQAPSSAMPEGLEAGITVSEMADLLAYIKGIK; from the coding sequence ATGCGTCCTTTTCTCCTCCTTGTTTTGCTCGGTTTGTGTTTTTCATGTCAAAACAAAACACCGTCCACTCCGCCACGAATTTCCGCCGATTTACAAGCTGCGCTGGCTGCCTTCGAAATCGCCGATGGTTTCAACATCGAACTCGTCGCCGCTGAACCCTTGCTTGCCGACCCGGTAGCGATGGAAATTGACGAAGACGGGCGCATGTACGTAGCTGAAATGTCGGGCTACCCACTGGATTTGCACAAAAAAGGCCGCATCAAACTCCTGAAAGATACCAATGGCGATGGTTACCCAGACAAAGCCATCGTTTTTGCCGACAGCTTACTCCTGCCAACTGGGCTGATGCGCTGGAGAGATGGCCTCCTGGTTACCGATCCGCCCAACGTCTATTACCTGGCTGATACGGATGGTGACGACCGTGCCGATGTGCGCAAAATTATGCTCACGGGTTTTGCGCTCTCCAATCCGCAGCACAACCTCAACAACCCCATGTTCGGGCTCGACAACTGGATTTACCTGGCGCACCAATGGGCTTTTACGCCCACAGTTTGTAAAGAATTTTCCGATGAAGGCAGTGAAATCCGTTTTCCTGACCGCCCCAAAGCCGCTCGTTTGGGCAAAAACGCCGACGACCGAAATGTACGCTTCAAACCCGATACCTACGAAATGGAGGCGCTGGCGGCCGAGACCCAATTTGGCCAAACCTTTGATGCCTGGGGTCGACATTTCCTCACCGAAAATGCTGACCACATTTATCAGGAAGTATTGGGCGCGCGCTACCTCAAGAACAATCCGCAGCTGCTGGTACCCGCAGCCGATGAAAGTATTGCCGATCACGGTACCAATTGTGAGGTTTTTCCCATCACCGAAAAACCCGATCACCAATTGTTGACCGATGTGGGGGTCATCACTTCGGCTTGTGGCATTACGTATTACCTGGGTGGTGCTTTTCCAGCTGCTTTTAACCAAAATACCACTTTTGTTGCCGAACCCAGCCACAATCTGGTACACGTAGACCGGATCAGTACAAAAGGCGCCGCTTTTACAGCCAGTCGTATTTTTGAAAAAAAGGAATTTTTGGCTTCTAAAGATGCCTGGTTTCGCCCCGTCAATTTTTACATTGGCCCAGAGGGTGCCTTATATGTTGTGGATTATTACCGTCAAATCATTGAACATCCCGAATGGATGTCGGATGAGGTCAACAAATCGGGGATGTTGTACAATGGCTCCGACAAAGGGCGAATTTACCGCATCACCCCAAAAGGTGGCTTGCCCATGCAGTGGATGAAGCAATTGCAATTGTCCAAAAAATCGGACCTGGAACTGGTGGAACTCCTTGCGAATGAGAACATCTGGTACCGGCGTACTGCCCAACGTTTGCTTTTTCAGCGCAAAACCAAAGCCACGGCAGCCCTACACAAACTGGCTTTCCGCTCACATTCTGCCGAAGCTCGGGTTCACGCGCTGTGGCTATTGGAGGGTTTGGGGCAAAGTCGAGTCGAAGACTTGGTCGCCAATTTGCAACACCCGGAAGCTGGACTACGCGAAAACGCCCTGAAAATCAGTGAAAACCATCCCGAATGGTCTACCGAACTGACGGAGGGCATTTTAGCACGCCAAAAAGACCCTTCGCCCCGGGTTCGTTTTCAGATGCTCAATACCCTGGGTGTACTCAAAGGGATTCCGGGTAGCAATGCAGCCAAAATTAATGTCTTGGAGCGTGATGTTGAAGACCACTGGGTGCAATTGGCGCTGATTGCGGCTTCAGCAGGGGAGGAGCCACAATTGTTGCAGTTGGCTGATCGAAAATTTGGCAAAGACCTGAGTGAAAAACAAGCCAGGTTTTTTAGCTACCTGGCAGCTACCATTGCCAATGGCCAGGATGAGCAAGCGATAGCCAGTTTATTGGTGGGACATTCAGCGCAGGTACAAACGGCTATTTTTCAAGGCTTGAGTCAATTGTGGGCTTATCAGGGTGTTCCTCCAGCGATAGGGATACCACAGCAACGTAGATTGTTGCAATACATCGATGCCAAAACGCCCGCAGCCTTGCGCAGTGCCGCCTTGTCCATGCTTCAGGTTTGTGGTATTCCTGCACAAGAACGGGCTGCGGTGGCCACTTTGGCCAAAGCTACTTTAAACAATCCTTCCGCAGATGTGGCCTTTCGTGCGGATGCCATTGCCTTGCAAGCCCTCATCAATCCGGATGCCCAGCGCGCAGCATTGATGGGTTTGTTGATCGATAAAGGCCCAATGCCTTTGCGTGAGGCGGCTTTAAATGGTTTGGATCAATGCTCAGGGCTGGAAGCCTCCCAATTCATTACCCAAAACTGGAGCAAACTCGATTCCTCCTTACAAGATCAATCCATTGATGTACTGATGGCCAATGCCGAACGTTGTCATCAATTGATCACGGCGGTGGACAACAAAACCATCCAGCGTGATGCCATAGGCTGGCGGCGGATGGTGGGATTGATGAACAACGACGATGTCGGGGTGCGCGTTCATGCGCGTAAAGTGCTGGCCGCTAATGGACTGGCCAGAGAGGCGGTGTATTCCAGCTATTTAGCGGCGTTGAATCAAAGAGGCAACTACGGAAAGGGTAAAGCCGTGTATGAGCGCGCCTGCCAAATATGTCATGTGATGAATGGGCAAGGGGTGGCTTTTGGACCTGACCTGGGTTCGGTGCGCAACCGTCAATCCGCGGCAATTCTCAAAGAAATCATCATCCCCAATCATTCCATTGCCGATAAATACGAAATGTGGCAACTGGACATGAAGGGGGGCAAAATTGCTCAGGGCATCATCAGTGCTAAAACCTCAACAACGCTAAGCCTGAAAATGCTGAATGGGCAAAATGTGACTTATGCCCGCAATGAAATCCTCAAGATGACCCAGGCACCAAGTTCGGCAATGCCGGAAGGATTAGAGGCAGGAATTACCGTGTCGGAAATGGCGGATTTGTTGGCGTATATTAAGGGAATTAAATAA
- a CDS encoding methylthioribulose 1-phosphate dehydratase — protein MDPRTEATEVIHFLHQKGWAPATSSNYSFRKTGQSNFYVSQSGIDKGAFTEAHFLQVDERGNPVQDTRKPSAETLLHCAIYRLFPAVHCVLHTHTVLNTIVSQFYQQQSYIELKDYEILKGFSGIKTHKVSVKIPIFANTQDIAALSIELEEFVQNQDPELKAFLIAGHGMYTWGATIADAKRHVEVVEFLLECEYLKLKLKRLREVEKVEGS, from the coding sequence ATGGACCCACGCACCGAGGCAACCGAGGTCATTCACTTCCTGCACCAAAAAGGTTGGGCTCCCGCCACTTCCTCCAATTATTCTTTCCGGAAAACGGGACAAAGTAACTTTTACGTGTCGCAAAGTGGGATAGATAAAGGAGCGTTTACCGAGGCCCATTTTTTGCAAGTGGATGAACGTGGTAATCCTGTTCAGGATACCCGCAAACCTTCCGCAGAAACCCTATTGCACTGTGCGATCTATCGACTTTTTCCAGCGGTGCATTGTGTGTTGCATACCCATACTGTGTTGAATACCATCGTCTCTCAGTTCTATCAGCAACAAAGCTATATCGAGCTAAAAGACTATGAAATTTTGAAGGGTTTTAGTGGCATCAAAACCCATAAAGTTTCCGTAAAAATTCCCATCTTTGCCAATACACAGGACATTGCTGCATTGTCTATCGAATTAGAGGAGTTTGTTCAAAATCAGGACCCTGAATTGAAAGCTTTTCTCATCGCTGGACATGGGATGTATACCTGGGGCGCTACCATTGCAGATGCCAAGCGGCATGTAGAAGTGGTGGAATTTTTATTAGAGTGTGAGTATCTTAAATTGAAGTTGAAAAGGTTGAGGGAAGTTGAGAAGGTTGAGGGAAGTTGA
- a CDS encoding 1,2-dihydroxy-3-keto-5-methylthiopentene dioxygenase has product MAILTIPDKQTVINDPAEIKSFLNARGVIYEQWEAAVPFADDADQDTIIGAYAHQLKPYMESNGYQTADVINVTPDHPQLEMLRTKFLSEHIHTEDEVRFFVDGEGMFWFNLGGGEDIFCVTCQAGDLISVPANTKHWFDMGPKKFVKAIRVFIDQSGWVPHYTESGVDQQYNLN; this is encoded by the coding sequence ATGGCCATTCTTACCATTCCAGACAAACAAACCGTCATCAATGATCCAGCCGAGATCAAAAGTTTCCTCAATGCCCGTGGCGTAATTTACGAACAATGGGAGGCTGCGGTTCCTTTTGCTGACGATGCTGATCAGGACACCATCATTGGTGCCTATGCCCACCAGTTGAAACCTTACATGGAGTCCAATGGCTACCAAACTGCGGACGTGATCAATGTTACGCCAGATCATCCCCAATTGGAAATGTTGCGCACCAAATTTTTGAGTGAGCACATCCATACCGAAGATGAGGTGCGCTTCTTTGTAGATGGGGAAGGTATGTTTTGGTTCAACCTCGGCGGTGGTGAAGACATCTTCTGTGTGACCTGCCAGGCTGGAGACCTCATCTCGGTTCCTGCAAATACAAAACACTGGTTCGACATGGGGCCGAAAAAATTTGTCAAAGCCATTCGGGTATTTATTGATCAGTCGGGCTGGGTACCGCATTATACGGAGTCTGGGGTTGATCAGCAGTACAATTTGAATTAG